A single genomic interval of Pyrobaculum arsenaticum DSM 13514 harbors:
- a CDS encoding pyridoxal phosphate-dependent aminotransferase yields MDFASAIRRIEAARPRHRLDIGDPDVPPPPELVEALGRVGDLHYGPPEGLPEFREAVASAFGVEPSEVVAVAGGRHGLAALMWIFRKKRLITPLPFYPGYFDIAGVFGISLEVVESGDGWVPSFSERGIYIVNYPNNPTGTVLPRGKVRELVDAAEFVISDEIYRDIIFGEFISPLELSPNVAVVYSFSKVFSAPGLRIGAVVAPREVAREVARFNKATINVPPTHVQRAVALVIDVLPRRRREVSEIYRRRAELAAKTLRLPFVKPAGAFYIFPRANAGCFEKALQVGVSVLPGELYGRPGHVRIALVEPEDALEEAFEVLNRACG; encoded by the coding sequence ATGGACTTTGCCTCCGCCATTAGGCGTATCGAGGCGGCGCGGCCCAGACACAGGCTGGACATCGGCGACCCAGACGTCCCCCCGCCACCTGAGCTGGTGGAGGCGCTGGGGCGCGTCGGCGACCTCCACTACGGCCCGCCCGAAGGCCTCCCCGAGTTTAGGGAAGCGGTTGCCTCGGCCTTCGGCGTAGAGCCAAGCGAGGTGGTTGCAGTTGCGGGAGGACGCCACGGGCTGGCCGCCTTGATGTGGATCTTCCGCAAGAAGAGGCTAATTACGCCGTTGCCCTTTTACCCCGGCTACTTCGATATAGCGGGGGTCTTCGGCATCAGCTTGGAGGTGGTGGAGTCGGGGGACGGGTGGGTGCCGAGCTTCTCGGAGCGGGGTATATACATCGTGAACTACCCCAACAACCCCACCGGCACTGTATTGCCGAGGGGGAAGGTGAGGGAGCTGGTTGACGCCGCGGAGTTTGTGATTAGCGACGAGATTTACAGAGACATAATCTTCGGCGAGTTTATATCTCCCCTGGAGCTCTCCCCCAACGTCGCTGTGGTCTACTCCTTCTCCAAGGTCTTCTCAGCCCCGGGGCTGAGGATTGGGGCTGTGGTTGCGCCCCGCGAGGTGGCCAGGGAGGTGGCCAGGTTCAACAAGGCCACTATAAACGTCCCGCCTACCCACGTCCAGAGGGCCGTGGCCTTGGTAATAGACGTGTTGCCCCGGAGGCGCCGCGAGGTCTCCGAGATATACCGCCGGAGGGCCGAGCTCGCCGCCAAGACGCTGAGGCTCCCCTTCGTGAAGCCAGCCGGCGCCTTCTACATCTTTCCAAGGGCAAACGCCGGCTGTTTCGAAAAAGCCCTACAAGTCGGCGTCTCTGTACTGCCCGGAGAGCTCTACGGCCGCCCGGGACATGTGAGGATTGCCCTAGTAGAGCCAGAAGACGCCCTAGAAGAGGCCTTTGAAGTTTTGAACCGGGCTTGTGGGTGA
- a CDS encoding shikimate kinase, producing MDCARACAWGGGTIINAIATGHGAAFPISLRVMAEVCRSDRLEVATYADVDVEPIRKVVQMVAERWGVGPVAVKITGDLPPAGGLKSSSAVVNALVSATAKLAGADVDLFDVTRINAQLSREVGISVTGAFDDAVASATGRSYLTDNYKLVVIRELDVSGKAVVLIPPYEKRRHKLQEMRALAPVVRTAVSFAGMGMWREAMLINAVAYGYALGYPPEPTLEALQLGAVGGVSGTGPSHVFITDKPEELAEALSKYGKVYVVDIPQSPCTP from the coding sequence ATGGACTGCGCAAGGGCTTGTGCCTGGGGCGGCGGCACCATCATCAACGCCATCGCCACGGGCCACGGCGCGGCTTTCCCCATATCGCTGAGGGTTATGGCGGAGGTCTGCCGCTCAGACCGCTTGGAGGTGGCCACCTACGCAGACGTCGACGTGGAGCCGATACGGAAAGTTGTGCAGATGGTGGCCGAGCGGTGGGGGGTCGGCCCCGTCGCCGTCAAGATCACGGGGGACCTCCCCCCCGCCGGCGGGCTGAAGTCCAGTAGCGCGGTGGTGAACGCCCTTGTGTCGGCCACGGCAAAGCTGGCGGGGGCAGACGTCGACCTCTTCGACGTGACGAGGATAAACGCCCAGCTGAGCAGAGAGGTGGGGATAAGCGTTACTGGGGCCTTCGACGACGCGGTGGCCAGCGCCACGGGGCGGAGCTACCTCACAGACAACTACAAGCTCGTGGTGATAAGGGAGCTGGACGTGTCGGGGAAGGCGGTGGTGTTGATACCCCCCTACGAGAAGAGGAGGCATAAGCTTCAGGAGATGAGGGCCTTGGCGCCCGTGGTGAGGACGGCTGTGTCATTTGCCGGAATGGGCATGTGGAGAGAGGCCATGCTGATAAACGCCGTCGCCTACGGCTACGCCCTGGGCTACCCGCCCGAGCCCACCCTCGAGGCCCTTCAACTGGGCGCAGTCGGCGGAGTCTCCGGCACAGGCCCCTCCCACGTCTTCATCACAGACAAGCCCGAGGAGCTGGCCGAGGCCCTCTCCAAATACGGCAAAGTCTACGTGGTTGATATCCCGCAATCCCCATGCACGCCGTAG
- a CDS encoding PaREP1 family protein, whose translation MRKATCHGEKYWIAVAALQNAIAERRGWEHFSRRDFIIGQLCEELGDADVVRQFRTAEGLRANFYHNFMDGKIFDLHRADVFALIERLRRCLGQRGRPA comes from the coding sequence ATGAGAAAGGCGACTTGCCACGGGGAGAAGTACTGGATCGCCGTGGCGGCGTTGCAAAACGCCATAGCTGAGAGGAGGGGCTGGGAACACTTCAGCCGCAGGGACTTCATAATAGGGCAATTATGCGAGGAGCTTGGCGATGCTGATGTGGTTAGGCAGTTCAGAACGGCTGAGGGATTGCGCGCAAATTTCTACCACAACTTCATGGATGGGAAGATTTTCGACTTACACCGCGCCGATGTTTTCGCTCTAATAGAAAGGCTCAGGCGGTGTTTAGGCCAGCGCGGCAGGCCGGCGTAG